Within Xiphias gladius isolate SHS-SW01 ecotype Sanya breed wild chromosome 5, ASM1685928v1, whole genome shotgun sequence, the genomic segment AGTGGTCATAGGTAATGAGTGGAATGAGCCAGGCTCCTTATACATGatacagaatttttaaaaaaaaatctttctttaaCTAAATGTTTAAGTGTGAGGTTTAGAACATAATCAAAACATAAACTTGGCTTGGATCATGATCTCTGACATTAATTACATCCGATAATTTGAGATCAAACCACAAGGTGATTCTGATACTGTATGGATTACACCGTCATGGCGGATAAGTAACAAATATCCTCCAATCACCTCTTTGTAAAGAGTAATTATAAACACACTTGGGCTCAAGAGGTCAAACATGATTGGAAGGATAACATGTAAACATGAAGTCCGAAGAGCGGGCTATTCTTAACACTCCATCATTCGACCAAATACCCTCACTGTCCCACCTGTGGTACACTCAGCACAACTGTGACAATGATTACCAAGAAACACACCATACAACACCACTAATTTACTCTACACAATACAAACAGCTGTAAACTTGAACTTCATCAGAGTCTGATGGTATCTAGTTAGTAGGAGGCTCAGCCAGCAACAGTCAGGGATGTGATCAGATAGACATGGCCAATGACAGACATCAGGaattttctgtctccctccaaTGTGAATTGGAAAGTTGcatataaatgacaaaaattccTTGGAAAAGGATGTAGCTCATTCCTGAAATACTGCTATTTGGTTGTCTTGACAAAATAGTCCAGTCTTTAGCAGATATTTACATGATGTGATTTGCATGGGTAAAGGGGTGTAATTATTTCTCTGGTACATTAAAAATTCTTCCTTTACAGATTTGACTCACATCCCAGATGTTCCAACACTGACATAACACAATCCACTGTCAAGTTTTACACAAGCTAATGCCCCTTTAAACAGCTCAAGATCACAACACTGGGCTGATTCCAAATTACATACCGAGCTGACACCTCTATTTTACAGCAGATCAGTTGAGTTCaattcacttttgttttgaattaaatCTGGGTGAGTCATTACAGGAATATAATGAATATTAATTAcatattatgaaaatattttattctgaaGAAAGCTGCAGTTGCAAATTAGACTGAAAGTGATTTGAGCCCTGAGCCAGATGTTTATAAAGTACAGAAAACTTCATCTGAATGAGGGCAGATAATAGGAAGCTTGACTTGTCGCCACCTGCCGGCCAGCTCTGGTATTGCCAGGACATCGTGACCCACTACAGGCAGGTGGGACAGATACACCTTGTATAAAATATTAAGCCACAATGATTGTTAAACAGAATTTGTTTGATGACATTGGCCAGTGAGCCAAAGATAAAGCTAGGATGTTGTAAACACTTCAGGTGCAGAGGTCAGAGCTCCTGACAGGTCAGCCCTTATTTGGCAATGAGCGTTGGTGTCTTCGTAAAGGTTGAAGCACTAAGTTGTAGAAAAAACAGGCTGTAGACATTTTGGGCTAAGAATCACTGATCATCACATGACATAATTAACTGACTCTAAAAGAACAGGTTGTGAGGAATGCTGCACATTGCACTGTGTGAAATGCATCTCCCAGGTCAAACTGTCCATATATAAGCAGCATGTTGAAACACAAGTTggccacaaaaacacataaagctGATTCTTTTAGTTTGTtagttcttaaaaaaaaacaaaaaaaacactgccacttcaactgttacacacacacgcacgcacacatgcacacgcacactaCACCATAAATCACATGATCATCCAACATCATTTATACCTGGGATGCTTTTTGGacatgatattaaaaaaaaaaaaaaaaaaaaaaaaaagcagcacgTTGTTTGATGGACATTGATAATCTACAAAGTGCAAATGCGCCATCTTGTGCTCTGATATCCAAAACACCATCCAAAACCCAGGTACAGTCTTCCCTGTGGTGGACTGGTTCAGTCCACTGAACAATGCAATAAAGTCTTCTGTCATATAGTCCAGGTTTTGGTGGGGATAGATACGCTCCGATATTTTgagttgaaaattaaaatgtgctGCCTTTTTAAACACGAAAGATaattgtttaaaacaaacacgCTGCTCCAGCTTTTCCACCACTCTTTCACTGTAGCTTTGTGCCTATAAAATAAGTCCTGGTCCACCCAGGAAGCTATTGGCACAAAAAagttttctcattaaaaaaacaaaaacaaaagtagctCGTATTCCCTTCAGTattctttcactttctcatcatcaataaatgctcaaattgtgagaaaaaaaaactaaacacaaggAAATAAGCATATAGCTGAATGTGTGACAGTTggcatgtatgcatgtgtgttgatGTTAGAGGGAACAAGGTTGTATAATACAGAGGttacgtaagtatttggacagtgacataatttgaaatttgaggatttgaaacaaaggttttcagctttaattcaaggagtttaacgaaaatatcgcattaaccgtttaggaattacagccatttttatacatagttcctcattttcagtgtctcaaaagtaattggacaattgactgacagtcagtttcatggccaggtgtggcctgttcccttgttttTCCATGACAAATTAGGCAGCTAAAAGATCTGGaattgattccaagtgttgaatttcgTAGTTGTTTGTAGCTGCTCATGTGAATTTTCGATATGTGGTGCAAAGAGGCGTTGATGTAAATGAGGGAGGCCCTCATTTggttgaaaaaaacagaacaaaactaTCAGACaaatagcagaaactttagggaTGGCCGAATCAACAATTAGGTacattcttaaatggaagaaatgCACTAGCAAGCTCAGAAAGAGCAAAAGGCCTGGAGGACCATGGACAACATCTAGCCAgatcaagaacactcttgaggagaTCGGCgtgtcattgtcaaagtctataagcaagagacgccttcatgaatgtaaatacagagggtttaccacaaggtgaaaaccactggtaaaaCTCAATtacagaaaggccagattagactctgccagaaaacatctaacaaaaagaaaggatctttgaacagatgaaaccaagattaacttgtactaGAAcgatgagaagagaagagtatggagaaggaaaggaacggctcatgattCAAAGCAtaaaacatcatctgtcaaacatggtggaggtgggctgccaatggaactgatTCACTGGcggtttattgatgatgtggctgctgatagaagtagcaggaaggattctgaagtgtatagggctgtactgtttgctcagattcagccaaatgctgcaaaactgataggacggtgcttcacagtacagatggataatgacccaaaacatactgcgaaagcaacccgagagcttctcaaggcaaagaaatggaatattcttcaatggccaagtcagtcacctgacctcaacccaattgagcatgctttacacttactgaagacaaaactgagggcagaaagacccacaaacaagcagcaactgaaggcggctgcagtagaGGCCTGGcaagcatctcaagggaggaaactctgtatttggtgatgtccatgggttccagacttaaGGCAGTTACTGACTGCTAATGATTTTTAGCcaagtataaaaaataatccttataattatgttgttttgtccaattacttttgagccactGAAAACAAGGGACTACatataaaaacagctgtaaatcctaaatggttaatgcgatattttgttaaaccccttgaattaaagctgaaagtccacacttcagtcacatcttgatggctttgttccaaatccattgtgatggtgtacagtGGTAAGcttatgaaaattgtgttactgtccaaatacttttgtacttaaCTGTATTACCTATGTGGGTAGGTGTGAGATTTGCTTACGACACTGCATGCAAAAAAATGCCAATGCATTTTTGTGCTGTGATGGacaaaaagaacacattttccATGGTTTGAATAGGTCTGTGGGTATGGGGTAGCACTGGGagactgttgccatggtgacaaaCTAAACTGCTGTGTTTGGATAAGGCATTGTATTAGATGACTGAGGAGTTTCtcctgcagaaagaaagaagaagaaacaaaaacaaagacagaggaaacaaaacaaagataatTAGGTGAATTACATTTGATTACACTCAAAATCTACATAATTGTGCAGTGCAACCCTTCTGTGTAAGAAAAATCTGACTTCTGCATACAAAAGTCCGAGCTGTATCCAAACCAACAGACTGACTGAAGTGGTTCACTCAAGTTTACCTGGTTAGGACTCCATCTCCATGGAGATGGTAATGGTTTCACTTTCAGCTGTGAAGGCGAACAGAAAGTGTGCTAAGGTGattcaaaaaagtaaatcattaatgttaattttgtcTATGAAACATTATCATCAATGGTGGAGCACCCACCTGACTTGGGGGTGTTATTAGGCAGATGGTCTCCGATATTGTTGGCATGCTGGTCGTTAATCAGGAGGCGATTCTGTGACTCGCTGAGCGGGCTCACAGAGACGTCAGCAGCACTGGATAGATGcccgattaaaaaaaaaaaaaagtgcaaatacCCTCACTGTGCATCCACAACCCCTTCCAAAATATAGATCCTTTTCAGAATATTGTGTCAAATAATATGTCCTATATTACACCAAGATGGATCACCTTTTATCGGGCTCTGGATACAGGGTCACTGTGGCCTGCTCTGCATCAGCACTGACCAGCCGTGTAGGGAATGTTAGACCATCTCCCTGGCTGTAGTAAACAAGGAGGAAACTCAAGATTAGGTGCAGTCAACCTGCAAGGCAACAAACTGCATCAGGTTAGATTTCCACGGGAGCTGCAACAGAGGTAacctgaaatttaaaaaggagaTTCACTGTTTTTAACTCTTTCTTTAGCAAGAAAAGATCTCTGCCAGCCATATTTAAAAGgaggctttttaaaatttggtacCAATTACCAAATACTTTGCTATGAATTCAACCACGGAATACATAGATAGAGATCAAACTATCTCCATGAGCAGAAGCCGATAATTAGCAGGCATACAATATTGTTGACAGCATGTTCAGTTCTAAATTTGCATTCTTTACCTGGTGAAGATGGGCAGCAGCCAGTACTTCTTCTGGTCTCCAAAGACCTGAGCAATATTCTTCCAGAAACCCAGAGAGAAGCCATTCTTATCAGAGCCTGTCCGAAAAACTGGTGCTCTGAAGGCCTCTGGAGAGGGGGAGCAACATGGAGGGACAAGAATGGACAGAGAATACAAACAACAATAACCAAATGATGAACAACCTGCAATCTCAATCTgatgagaaagaagagagatggACTATACTGTGTGAGAGTGAAAATGTCATTCCGATTCTTTCGTTGAACATTCAGATGTTTATAACCTCTTAACAAATTGTGTTAAATTCTGTGTTGATGTTAGatgcagagaaaagcaaaaaagagaagTGTTCACATTTTGAGCTGGCTAAATAGCAGAGGAACCTGTTGAATGTGTGTTACCTATAGTGGACCTGTTCTTCCCTACAAGCCACAGGTGGTAGCTGAAGAGGGACAGAATACTGATGCAGAACATGGCcgccacaaaaaaaagaaacaagacatgGAATTTGGCGTGAGTGTCTGGCAGCTCATTCTGGGGAAGAGacgggaggagaggagagcgagagaggaatCAATAACAACTTCACATTGTGGatatttataaaaagaaagagaaataagagagagtaagtaaaatggaaaaggaaagagaaatagAGACATAAGAGGAGTGTCATGTGAACCATGTCACTGCATGCACATCACAACAATACCCATGGCAATGATGGTGAGGCAATGCAACACTAAAGGCTTTGGAGGATGGCTGGGTTACCTTTGGGCAGTTCTCTGCCGATTTCCTCCGGCAAAGCTTTagtacaaacagaaacaagacCGGTTAGCAACACCAAGGGAGAACAGgcaggaggggagagggagcaCGTAGAAATCAGGAGGCAAATACAAGTTAAGGCCAAGCTGGGtgacagggggaaaaaaggaaagaaagagagtgggTGAACGTACAAAGTGTGcccagaaatgaaaaaacaaagggatGAAAAAGCTAGAGATGAGAGGAAACTTAAGTGGAACAGctacaaaagtgaaaaaagaaaaaagaggaggtgTTTGCAGCCACATGAGTGGTGTGACTGATGGTTCTGATAGTGAAGAGGGAGGCAGAAAAGAGACAGATCAGAGAACAATGACCCAGTGTCCAAGAACTGGCGAtaacagaaaggaaaacagagaggggtCAGAGGCCGAAGggtgagagaggacagagaaaacagaggagcagcACAGCTCAGCACCATGCACAACCATACTCAGAAGATGCTCAACCAACGGTTGAATGCAACTAAATCTGCATCCTCCGTgacattacacaaacacacattcacattcactaCATGCTGAGTGTGAGCGAGCTGACTGCATAGCAAGGAGTACTCTACGTCTTTGCAATATCACTCACTGTCCAGAACTTTATGAAATATTGCAGCACGGTGGCTGCAATGAACAAACAGTACACCAGCGAGTAGGCcaagaagaggatgaaaaacTTGTAGTTGGAGAATCCCACACAGTTGTTCACCctgaagagaaacaaacacagaaagttCAGTCATCACCTCCTCCGAGTAGAAATCTTATCAATCTAAACTTTAAAGAAGGTGCCACTGGCAAGGTTACactaaattgttttcttttgttggttAATATTTAAGTAGAAAGCTCTGTTACCTTCAAGGTTAAAAGCAACCCAGGACACTACCAAGAGCCACATTTGTTTTACGCAGTTTATTTTCTGAACGGTTTTGGCAACATGTCATGCTGTAAGATAAGACATTATTCCCACATAGTCGAGTTTAAACTCATCAAATTCCAGTATTTGTAACATTATCTACCAAGCTTTCAAACCAGATAAGAGTCAGTTCTGAAAGCAGCTTGCTCCTAGTTGACCATGTTACACTGGGCTTTTAAAGTAAGGAACTCTCTTTATACTCTTACACCTGCATGAATCAGCTaaaaaacgtgaaaaaaatGAGGAATTAAATCTGAGATGTCATATGTACAGTAAGTCTCTTTGTTTAGCAGCTCTTTCATACCAGGGACAATGGTGGTCCATCTTTAGCACGCACCTGCCATATACAGCAAGAGAATAGAAAAACgagagattaaaaaacattaaaaaagttcAACAATTATTTGATAGGGTgagagacaagaggaggagaaaaatatcTTGGTTGAATAAAGAGGAACTGCAACAGTTTGATTCAGTGAGTATGATTTTCTTACATGTCACATGCGGAGCAGTGATGACATCGGTCTGGCTTGATAACTTGACAGCGGTCACAGTAACGGATTGCTGCTCATGTTAACACAACAGTATCTCAATAATACTGGACAGTTAGTTCCTACAAACAAAGAGgtataaacagacagacaaattaattctcactcacacattcatgttTGGACACAGACATACCTCCGGCTCCTGTGCGGGTGTACAGAGGCAGACTGGTGGCGGCTCTCCACAGGATCTCTTGCTGGGACTCTGGCCTTTCCTCCTTCTCATAACGTTCCTTTTCAGGCTTGGGCAGGCAGAACTGGAGTGGTGAGAGCAGCATataaattttctttgaaaaaatgcatttatcaaCTTGCCTTTATGGCAGCGGGTTTACAGACAATGCAGACACAGTGGACTCGTTTTGGATAACTGTGTTATTGTACCTCTTTGGAAGGGTTGGCAGGCTTGGTGAAGATGGTCTTCCAGTAAGACCATACAAACAGGATGAAAGAGAGGTGGAAGAAGATCAGGTAGACAACTGGAGGGAAAAACTGATTGTCAGCATCAACAGCATACTCAGTCTGATACGtgcatcaacattaaaaaagcaaattaccATTAAGAGTTGAAACACAGAAATGCTGCTGTTAGATAGGGTATGGACcaaaagaggaaacacaacGTCTACATATTTAATTAATGAGAGAGGAAAGCTAATGCTGAATGAGAAGGAGCAGCTCTGCTTCACGCAGACCGACCTCAGTGCTTTGAGCGAGCAGGTTTCCTGTGCCAGCCTTTTTTAGCTAAGTCGACAAAGCATATTTCACCGGACCAACCAGAGATTATCTGAGTAAGTAGCAAACTGGCTCAGCTCAGGAATTCAATTCTGCAATTAAACTGTAtcaaataaacattgttttccCCAGGACACTTACTCTGCTCTCCTATACTGGGAATGGTGACTGtaagagacaaaacagagaaaatataaatgttagAACTGTCAACTCAATAGTGTCAGT encodes:
- the zdhhc20b gene encoding palmitoyltransferase ZDHHC20-B isoform X2; its protein translation is MAPTHVLRCCQRGLAWIPVIFIALVVCWSYYAYVVELCIFTIPSIGEQIVYLIFFHLSFILFVWSYWKTIFTKPANPSKEFCLPKPEKERYEKEERPESQQEILWRAATSLPLYTRTGAGAIRYCDRCQVIKPDRCHHCSACDMCVLKMDHHCPWVNNCVGFSNYKFFILFLAYSLVYCLFIAATVLQYFIKFWTNELPDTHAKFHVLFLFFVAAMFCISILSLFSYHLWLVGKNRSTIEAFRAPVFRTGSDKNGFSLGFWKNIAQVFGDQKKYWLLPIFTSQGDGLTFPTRLVSADAEQATVTLYPEPDKSAADVSVSPLSESQNRLLINDQHANNIGDHLPNNTPKSAESETITISMEMES
- the zdhhc20b gene encoding palmitoyltransferase ZDHHC20-B isoform X1 produces the protein MAPTHVLRCCQRGLAWIPVIFIALVVCWSYYAYVVELCIFTIPSIGEQIVYLIFFHLSFILFVWSYWKTIFTKPANPSKEFCLPKPEKERYEKEERPESQQEILWRAATSLPLYTRTGAGAIRYCDRCQVIKPDRCHHCSACDMCVLKMDHHCPWVNNCVGFSNYKFFILFLAYSLVYCLFIAATVLQYFIKFWTLCRRKSAENCPKNELPDTHAKFHVLFLFFVAAMFCISILSLFSYHLWLVGKNRSTIEAFRAPVFRTGSDKNGFSLGFWKNIAQVFGDQKKYWLLPIFTSQGDGLTFPTRLVSADAEQATVTLYPEPDKSAADVSVSPLSESQNRLLINDQHANNIGDHLPNNTPKSAESETITISMEMES